The following are encoded in a window of Cucurbita pepo subsp. pepo cultivar mu-cu-16 chromosome LG12, ASM280686v2, whole genome shotgun sequence genomic DNA:
- the LOC111806601 gene encoding nudix hydrolase 3, translating to MAEPHTQEEHFDVLTKTGEKTGVSKPRGAVHRDGDYHRAVHVWIFAESTQELLIQLRADCKDSWPGLWDISSAGHISAGDSSLVTARRELQEELGVILPKDAFEMIFVFLHETITNCGQFINNEFEDVYLVTTLDPIPLEAFTLQESEVSAVKYIHYLEYKSLLANEDPGYVPYDVNGQYGQLFDIITQRYKVDNVARSLTLQKQLQRYASVSLNVELEGLTDADKEALDLLIKAAAIMDEIFCLQVWYSNPDLRDWLEKHAASSQLDELKWAYYLINKSPWSSLDENDAYLTTADSAIKLLPEATRPVCGWCGLKYKAAFPLQKPPGANFYPPDMDKMEFKQWKDSLTEDQQDVVAGFFSVIRRHSESNLDLSICSRGLDSTNPSEGSIYDLYNVPFSQEYSSFLSKAAELLHKAGDITSSPSLKRLLHSKANAFLSNDYYESDMAWMDLDSKLDVTIGPYETYEDALFGYKATFEAFIGIRDDKGTSQVKFFGDNLQVLEQNLPMDNAYKSKDVSAAPIRVVQLLYNAGDVKGPQTVAFNLPNDERIVKDRGTSMVMLKNVSEAKFKHILQPIADVCITNEQRGYVDFDSFFTHTICHECCHGIGPHTITLPNGKKSTVRLELQELHSAMEEAKADIVGLWALKFLNLQGLLPGASLKSVYTTFLAGCFRSVRFGLTEAHGKGQALQFNWLHEKEAFVLNPDETFSVNFDKVEDAVESLSREVLTIQARGDKESASRLLQKYGVMSEPLKLALQNLERIQVPVDIAPDFPIANKILGKKTLPLC from the exons ATGGCTGAGCCTCACACGCAGGAAGAGCATTTCGACGTCCTTACCAAAACTGGAGAGAAGACTGGAGTTTCCAAGCCCAG GGGAGCTGTTCATAGAGATGGGGACTACCATCGGGCTGTTCACGTGTGGATTTTTGCTGAGAGTACACAAGAGTTACTTATCCAACTACGTGCTGACTGCAAAGACTCTTGGCCTGGGTTGTGGGATATATCCAGTGCCGGCCACATATCTGCTGGCGATTCATCACTCGTGACAGCTAG GAGGGAGCTTCAAGAAGAGCTTGGCGTTATTCTTCCAAAGGACGCATTTGAAatgatatttgtttttctccatgagac CATCACAAATTGTGGACAATTTATCAATAATGAATTTGAGGACGTGTATTTGGTAACAACATTGGATCCAATCCCTTTGGAGGCTTTTACTCTTCAG GAATCAGAAGTGTCTGCTGTTAAATATATACATTACCTGGAGTATAAAAGCTTACTTGCAAACGAAGATCCTGGGTATGTCCCATATGATGTAAATGGGCAATATGGTCAACTTTTTGACATAATTACACAAAG GtacaaagtggacaatgtgGCACGGAGTTTAACTTTACAAAAGCAACTGCAACGCTATGCTTCTGTTTCACTCAATGTTGAG TTGGAAGGGCTTACAGATGCGGATAAAGAGGCTCTGGATTTACTTATCAAGGCTGCTGCAATAATGGATGAAATATTCTGCCTGCAG GTTTGGTACAGTAATCCAGATTTAAGAGATTGGTTGGAGAAGCATGCTGCTTCATCGCAGTTAGATGAATTGAAGTGGGCCTATTATCTGATTAATAAGAGTCCATG GTCTTCCCTTGATGAAAATGATGCATATCTTACTACTGCAGATTCGGCAATAAAGTTGCTTCCTGAAGCAACTAGGCCAGTTTGTGGGTGGTGTGGCCTGAAATATAAAGCTGCATTTCCATTGCAGAAACCTCCTGGTGCAAATTTCTACCCTCCTGACATGGACAAGATG GAATTCAAACAATGGAAGGACAGTCTGACGGAGGATCAGCAAGATGTTGTTGCAGGATTCTTCAGCGTCATTCGAAGACATAGTGAATCTAACTTAGATTTGTCTATTTGCAGTAGAGGTCTTGATAGCACAAATCCTTCGGAGGGTTCTATTTATGATTTGTACAATGTACCTTTTTCCCAGGAATATAGTTCTTTCCTGTCAAAAGCCGCTGAGTTATTACATAAGGCAGGAGATATAACTAGCTCTCCCAG CTTGAAGAGATTACTACATAGCAAGGCAAATGCGTTCCTCTCAAATGATTACTATGAATCAGATATGGCATGGATGGACTTG GACTCTAAGTTGGATGTTACCATTGGTCCGTATGAGACCTATGAAGATGCACTTTTTGGGTATAAG GCTACATTTGAAGCTTTCATTGGAATTCGGGATGATAAAGGAACTTCTCAAGTAAAATTTTTTGGTGATAATTTGCAG GTTCTGGAACAAAATCTCCCTATGGACAATGCATACAAGTCAAAAGATGTTAGTGCTGCTCCCATTCGGGTTGTCCAGCTTCTCTACAATGCTGGG GATGTAAAGGGCCCTCAGACTGTTGCTTTTAATTTGCCAAATGACGAGCGAATTGTGAAAGACCGAGGAACATCAATGGTTATGCTTAAGAACGTTTCAGAGGCCAA GTTCAAGCATATTCTTCAGCCTATTGCTGATGTTTGTATTACGAATGAGCAACGTGGATATGTGGATTTCGATTCTTTCTTTACTCATACAATTTGCCATGAGTGTTGCCACGGGATTGGACCTCATACCATAACACTCCCGAATGGTAAAAAATCAACCGTGAGATTG GAACTGCAAGAACTCCACTCAGCTATGGAGGAAGCAAAAGCTGACATTGTAGGCCTTTGGGCACTGAAGTTCCTCAACCTCcag GGCCTTCTACCAGGAGCTTCATTGAAGTCTGTGTATACTACTTTCCTTGCGGGATGTTTCCGGTCAGTACGTTTCGGCTTAACGGAGGCTCATGG AAAAGGGCAAGCCTTGCAGTTCAATTGGCTACATGAGAAAGAAGCCTTCGTTTTAAATCCAGATGAAACATTTTCTGTTAATTTTGACAAG gtGGAAGATGCAGTTGAAAGCCTAAGTAGGGAGGTACTAACAATACAGGCAAGAGGTGACAAGGAGTCAGCAAGTCGGCTTCTTCAGAAATATGGTGTCATGTCCGAACCATTGAAATTAGCATTGCAAAATTTAGAACGAATCCAG GTACCTGTGGATATAGCTCCCGACTTCCCCATTGCCAACAAAATATTGGGAAAGAAGACTTTGCCTTTGTGCTGA
- the LOC111806603 gene encoding uncharacterized protein LOC111806603 isoform X2: MMILKLFLNPLLDRGGTNGMLDPWYESKGLNDVNQVLAYFAISKLGEAPVDGITDTNPEGLTAAYGKWASAVAGRLNAAGLSCKVLDKEAFEKQMLEKLIWISAFMLVGARHPGATVGAVEKDYRSEVSSLIAELASAAAAERQLVFEEGIEERLCAYSRAVAHFPTAVKEFKWRNGWFYSLSEKAIAGGKPDPCPLHTAWLAELKVI, translated from the exons ATGATGATCTTGAAGCTGTTCTTGAATCCACTCCTCGATCGAGGTGGAACG AATGGAATGCTGGACCCTTGGTATGAAAGCAAAGGTCTAAATGATGTGAATCAAGTGTTAGCATATTTCGCTATCTCAAAGCTGGGAGAGGCTCCTGTGGATGGAATAACGGATACCAATCCTGAAGGTCTGACAGCCGCGTATGGAAAATGGGCATCTGCCGTAGCAGGAAGGCTCAATGCTGCAGGCCTCTCCTGCAAG GTTCTTGACAAGGAAGCATTTGAGAAACAAATGTTGGAGAAGCTGATTTGGATTTCTGCATTTATGCTCGTTGGAGCACGTCATCCAGGTGCGACCGTGGGTGCTGTGGAAAAGGATTATCGCTCTGAA GTTTCTAGCCTCATTGCAGAACTTGCATCTGCAGCCGCAGCTGAAAGGCAGTTGGTGTTTGAAGAAGGTATAGAGGAAAGATTATGTGCATACTCTCGGGCTGTGGCTCACTTCCCCACGGCAGTAAAAGAG TTCAAATGGCGAAACGGGTGGTTCTATTCTCTCTCCGAGAAAGCCATTGCTGGTGGAAAACCCGACCCCTGCCCCCTGCATACCGCTTGGCTTGCGGAGCTGAAAGTTATCTAG
- the LOC111806603 gene encoding uncharacterized protein LOC111806603 isoform X1, producing the protein MATDRVAYLLLRHSKPLSENPRWLSLLIQTTQQCHFKLTWFISYSAMAAAISFTISSSSLWSRLSKPASKFRDHRLRIMAAATGTKVVPAVIVGSGRVGRALLDMGNGEDFLVKRGESVPLDFPGPILVCTRNDDLEAVLESTPRSRWNDLVFFQNGMLDPWYESKGLNDVNQVLAYFAISKLGEAPVDGITDTNPEGLTAAYGKWASAVAGRLNAAGLSCKVLDKEAFEKQMLEKLIWISAFMLVGARHPGATVGAVEKDYRSEVSSLIAELASAAAAERQLVFEEGIEERLCAYSRAVAHFPTAVKEFKWRNGWFYSLSEKAIAGGKPDPCPLHTAWLAELKVI; encoded by the exons ATGGCCACAGATCGAGTAGCTTATCTTCTTCTCCGCCACTCAAAGCCGCTCTCTGAAAACCCACGCTGGCTCTCTCTGCTTATACAAACCACACAACAATGTCACTTCAAGCTCACCTGGTTCATTTCCTACTCAGCCATGGCCGCCGCAATTTCCTTCACAATCTCTAGCTCTTCCCTCTGGTCTCGACTTTCTAAACCCGCTTCTAAATTTCGCGATCACCGTCTGAGAATCATGGCCGCGGCTACCGGAACTAAGGTGGTACCCGCTGTGATAGTCGGAAGTGGGCGCGTTGGGAGGGCGCTGCTGGACATGGGAAACGGCGAAGATTTTTTGGTGAAGAGAGGCGAGTCCGTGCCCCTTGATTTTCCAGGTCCTATCCTTGTTTGTACCAGAAATGATGATCTTGAAGCTGTTCTTGAATCCACTCCTCGATCGAGGTGGAACG ATTTGGTTTTTTTCCAGAATGGAATGCTGGACCCTTGGTATGAAAGCAAAGGTCTAAATGATGTGAATCAAGTGTTAGCATATTTCGCTATCTCAAAGCTGGGAGAGGCTCCTGTGGATGGAATAACGGATACCAATCCTGAAGGTCTGACAGCCGCGTATGGAAAATGGGCATCTGCCGTAGCAGGAAGGCTCAATGCTGCAGGCCTCTCCTGCAAG GTTCTTGACAAGGAAGCATTTGAGAAACAAATGTTGGAGAAGCTGATTTGGATTTCTGCATTTATGCTCGTTGGAGCACGTCATCCAGGTGCGACCGTGGGTGCTGTGGAAAAGGATTATCGCTCTGAA GTTTCTAGCCTCATTGCAGAACTTGCATCTGCAGCCGCAGCTGAAAGGCAGTTGGTGTTTGAAGAAGGTATAGAGGAAAGATTATGTGCATACTCTCGGGCTGTGGCTCACTTCCCCACGGCAGTAAAAGAG TTCAAATGGCGAAACGGGTGGTTCTATTCTCTCTCCGAGAAAGCCATTGCTGGTGGAAAACCCGACCCCTGCCCCCTGCATACCGCTTGGCTTGCGGAGCTGAAAGTTATCTAG
- the LOC111806602 gene encoding AP2-like ethylene-responsive transcription factor At1g16060: MAKISHPPHKNSISTTANSQSSTVHHSQKKVLKRTRKSTPRDAPAQRSSVYRGVTRHRWTGRYEAHLWDKNCWNEGQNKKGRQVYLGAYDDEEAAAHAYDLAALKYWGTEIVLNFPLLTYQDELKEMEGQSREEYIGYLRRKSSGFSRGVSKYRGVARHHHNGRWEARIGRVFGNKYLYLGTYATQEEAATAYDMAAIEYRGLNAVTNFDLSRYIKCLRPEEQDIPNNNNRPPSPNAGKTTSELDPKSLLEFTFPSQCSSSDQPISTPPLGPGGGDSSSSKALELLLHSSKFKDIVERKPTADPPQTPPESDRPRRCIPDDIQTYFDCTQDSDDIAEGDDGIFGYLNSFLPSSIFHYALDA; encoded by the exons ATGGCCAAGATCTCACATCCGCCGCACAAGAATTCCATTTCTACCACCGCTAATTCTCAGTCTTCTACAGTCCATCACAGCCAGAAGAAGGTACTCAAGCGTACGCGTAAGTCCACTCCTCGAGATGCTCCCGCTCAGCGTAGCTCTGTTTACCGCGGAGTCACCAG GCATAGATGGACGGGACGGTATGAGGCGCATTTGTGGGATAAGAATTGCTGGAATGAAGGACAGAATAAGAAAGGAAGACAAG TGTATTTAG GTGcgtatgatgatgaagaagcaGCGGCTCATGCTTACGACCTTGCTGCGCTCAAGTACTGGGGAACTGAAATTGTTCTCAACTTTCCA CTATTAACATACCAAGACGAGCTTAAAGAAATGGAAGGTCAATCAAGAGAGGAGTATATTGGATATTTGAGAAG GAAGAGTAGCGGCTTTTCTCGCGGGGTTTCGAAGTACAGAGGTGTAGCAAG GCACCATCATAATGGAAGATGGGAAGCTCGAATCGGCAGAGTGTTTGGCAACAAATACCTTTACCTTGGAACATACG CTACCCAAGAGGAAGCTGCCACAGCTTACGACATGGCTGCCATAGAATACCGTGGCCTTAACGCCGTTACAAATTTCGACCTCAGCCGTTACATCAAATGCCTCCGTCCGGAGGAACAAGATATCCCAAACAATAATAACCGTCCACCAAGCCCTAACGCCGGCAAAACGACTTCAGAATTGGACCCCAAATCCCTCCTTGAATTCACCTTTCCGTCCCAATGTTCGAGCTCCGACCAACCCATCTCCACGCCACCACTGGGACCTGGCGGCGGTGACTCCTCCTCGTCGAAGGCGCTGGAGCTTCTACTCCAttcctcaaaatttaaagatatagTAGAAAGAAAACCCACCGCCGACCCTCCACAGACGCCGCCGGAATCTGACCGGCCTCGCCGCTGTATTCCCGACGACATTCAAACTTACTTCGATTGTACTCAAGATTCCGACGACATTGCCGAAGGCGACGACGGCATTTTTGGGTATCTAAATTCGTTTTTACCTTCATCAATTTTTCACTACGCACTCGATGCTTAA
- the LOC111806347 gene encoding aspartyl protease family protein At5g10770, producing MEISKSLCFFLLLLLLLFFVDQARSAAINGDSEKLHRLLHLQKLPWKQQEEAVINCIFQKPRVREGITTLEMKERDYCSGKVTDWQKNLQNRLISDAIHVQSLQSRIKSAIFSGDTHQISDSQIPLSSGTRLQTLNYIVTVALGGRDSTLIVDTGSDLTWVQCRPCRLCYNQQEPLFDPSNSSSFLSLSCNSPTCLALPSATGNSGLCGYGNSSSCGYEINYGDGSYSRGELGFERLNLGEIVIDNFIFGCGRNNKGLFGGASGLMGLGRSKLSLVSQTSSVFDGIFSYCLPSTGAGASGSLTMGGGDFSNFRNVSPISYTRMVSNPQMPNFYFLNLTGITIGGVNLGVPNNGALSLIDSGTVITRLTPSIYRAFKAEFEKQFSGFQTAPGFSILNTCFNLTGFKEVNIPTVKFYFEGNAEMTVDVEGVFYFVKSDASQICLAFASLGYEDQSMIIGNYQQKNQRVVYNSKESTLGFAAEPCGF from the exons ATGGAGATTTCTAAATCACTctgttttttccttcttcttcttcttcttctgttcttcGTCGACCAAGCTCGTTCGGCCGCCATTAATGGAGATTCTGAGAAgcttcatcgtcttcttcatcttcagaAACTTCCATGGAAGCAGCAGGAAGAAGCTGTTATTAACTGCATCTTTCAGAAGCCAA GAGTGAGGGAGGGAATAACGACAttggaaatgaaagaaagagactATTGTTCAGGCAAAGTCACGGACTGGCAAAAGAATCTCCAAAACCGCCTAATCTCCGACGCCATTCACGTCCAATCTCTTCAATCACGGATCAAATCCGCCATTTTTTCCGGCGACACCCACCAAATCTCCGACTCCCAAATTCCCTTGTCCTCCGGCACCAGGCTCCAAACCCTCAATTACATCGTCACCGTCGCCCTCGGCGGCCGGGATTCAACTCTCATTGTCGATACCGGCAGCGACCTCACTTGGGTCCAATGCCGCCCTTGCCGCCTCTGTTACAACCAACAAGAACCCCTCTTCGATCCCTCAAATTCCTCTTCGTTCCTTTCCCTTTCTTGCAATTCCCCCACCTGTTTGGCTCTTCCTTCCGCCACCGGAAATTCCGGCCTCTGTGGGTATGGAAATTCAAGCTCCTGCGGTTACGAGATTAACTACGGCGATGGGTCTTATTCCCGCGGGGAACTTGGATTTGAGAGGCTGAATTTAGGGGAAATCGTTATCgataatttcatatttggGTGTGGCCGGAATAACAAGGGGTTGTTCGGCGGCGCTTCGGGATTAATGGGTTTAGGTCGGAGTAAATTATCTCTGGTTTCTCAAACTTCCTCTGTTTTTGACGGAATTTTTTCCTACTGTTTGCCTTCAACCGGCGCCGGAGCTTCAGGTTCTTTAACAATGGGCGGTGGCGATTTCTCAAATTTCAGAAACGTTTCTCCAATTTCCTACACAAGAATGGTCTCAAATCCTCAGATGCCAAATTTTTACTTTCTGAATCTCACAGGAATTACCATCGGTGGGGTAAATCTGGGTGTGCCAAACAACGGGGCTTTGAGTTTAATCGATTCAGGGACTGTAATTACCAGATTGACTCCATCGATTTACAGAGCTTTCAAAGCGGAATTTGAGAAGCAATTTTCTGGGTTTCAAACAGCGCCAGGATTCTCGATTTTGAACACTTGTTTTAATCTCACTGGGTTTAAAGAAGTGAATATTCCCACGGTGAAATTTTACTTCGAAGGGAATGCAGAAATGACTGTGGATGTTGAAGGGGTTTTTTACTTTGTGAAATCAGATGCTTCTCAGATCTGTTTGGCGTTTGCGAGTTTGGGTTATGAAGATCAGAGTATGATAATCGGGAATTACCAGCAGAAGAATCAGAGGGTTGTTTATAATTCCAAGGAATCCACGTTGGGTTTTGCAGCGGAGCCTTGCGGTTTCTAG